Genomic DNA from Rhodoferax mekongensis:
ACCTTCCAAGAGACCTTGCGAGTCCGCATGCAGGCATCGCGCAAGGCCGGATCGGTAGGGCAAGGCGCATGGCGGTTGCGCCACTGTAAGGCCCCACTTCCCGCCATCATCACGCCGGCCAGGGCGAAGACAGCCTCCTTGTGCTCACTCAACCAGACGACCTGCGGAAAGATCGCAACCAGTGAGGACAACGCCGCGCCTGCACCCATGGCCACCAGAAGTGCCGGAATGGCGCAGCACACCAGGGTGCTGGAGGTGGCAAACAGGCTCGCCACCGAAGTCCAGAAGCTGCTGCGGGATTCTGTGACGCCATCCGCACTCATTTACCCCCCTTGATTTCAGCCTTAATCTCCTCAACGGATTTCTGCACGGTTTCCAGCTTCACCACGTCATAGCCGGCGTCGGTTATTTCGGCGGTGATTGCCTTCGCATCCAAGGAGTATCCCTCCTTGGCCTCAATGGCGACTGTCTTCTTTTTCAGATCTACATAGACCGCTTTGGTGGCCGGCATGCTGGAGACGCGTTTTTCAATGCCCTGGGCGCAGAAGGCGCACACCATGCCGTTGACGGTCGCCTTGATGCTGGTGGTGGCGAAGGACGGCAATGCGGCAAGCGCGAGTGCCAAGGTAATGACTAGTTTGTTCATGATGAACTCCTCAAAAAATGTACATAAAGTTGATGCGAGCCTGGGAGCTGTTGTTGACCCCCAGTTCGACGAAGTAGCGGTTGTGGATCAGGCGCAGCATGGGAGTGACCTCCGTCTTGTCTGACAGGCCGTTCATGCGCCGCGCTTCAACAATCAACCAGGGTTGGATCTCGTCGTAATCCACCTCGTAGAACGAGAAACCCAGGCGGGCAGATGCGTAGTCATGGTTGATGCCGTCAGCGCGGTACAGCCTGGTCGTAGCCGACACGTAGACACGGGTGGTTTCATAGTC
This window encodes:
- a CDS encoding heavy-metal-associated domain-containing protein, translating into MNKLVITLALALAALPSFATTSIKATVNGMVCAFCAQGIEKRVSSMPATKAVYVDLKKKTVAIEAKEGYSLDAKAITAEITDAGYDVVKLETVQKSVEEIKAEIKGGK